From Candidatus Pedobacter colombiensis, one genomic window encodes:
- a CDS encoding TonB-dependent receptor — MKINNKLLIAMSASFSLLGVTGNLRAQEAIDLNNVVISATKNDQKQSQTGKVVTIIGRDVLDRSQGKSLVELLNEQAGLIVGGATANAGLNKSLFFRGAGSSYAVVLIDGILASNPAGSGSAFDLRMVAIDQIDHIEILKGGQSTIYGSDAVAGVINIVTKKGKDAGNSVYGVASYGTYNTYKGTIGMSANVDKFSYNIAYTQGKTDGFSEAAEPVGNTIPFEKDGNKTAAVNANFSLQAADNFSISPFLRYFYGHYDFDAGPFEDNATNNSKIKHFNGGVSSKYNFGTGKLNLNYSYETSSIWALNQYGSSLGEGKLNLIDLFYNQKLGNKVDVLLGLDNRATSSRTNSGASVSTNLFSTYASVFAHDLSIFNIEIGGRYNKHKQYGENYTYNITPSINIIKQIKLFGTISTAFKTPTLENLFGLYGANLNLKPETSKNYEAGINFSLADNKYALRISGFKRDLNDAIVYGNVGYVNQAHQTAKGIEIEPMVKFGAFNINGYYAYVEGTEFNFVTNEVSDYLLRRPKHIFGINAGIQATKNLYLSSFFKYNGSRSDANFNDYVIVNLPAYKLLNFYGEYTLIKRHVKLFADLKNVLNEKYTEFYGYNSMGFNMNAGVSFTIK; from the coding sequence ATGAAAATTAATAATAAACTATTAATTGCAATGAGTGCCAGTTTTAGCCTGCTTGGTGTTACTGGTAACTTGCGTGCTCAGGAAGCGATCGACCTCAACAATGTAGTTATTTCGGCAACTAAAAATGATCAGAAGCAATCGCAGACTGGTAAGGTCGTTACGATTATAGGTAGGGATGTATTGGATCGGAGTCAGGGTAAAAGTCTGGTTGAACTTTTGAACGAACAAGCAGGCCTTATAGTGGGAGGCGCAACGGCTAATGCAGGTTTAAATAAGAGCTTGTTTTTTAGGGGAGCAGGTAGTTCTTATGCAGTTGTTTTGATCGATGGTATTCTGGCAAGTAATCCGGCAGGTTCCGGAAGTGCATTTGATCTACGAATGGTCGCTATAGATCAGATTGATCATATTGAGATTTTAAAAGGTGGACAATCTACTATTTATGGTTCCGATGCCGTTGCTGGTGTGATTAATATAGTAACAAAAAAAGGTAAGGATGCCGGAAATAGTGTGTATGGTGTAGCTAGTTATGGTACTTATAATACCTATAAAGGTACAATTGGCATGAGTGCTAATGTGGATAAATTTTCTTACAATATCGCATATACGCAAGGTAAAACTGATGGTTTCTCTGAAGCAGCTGAACCTGTTGGCAATACAATTCCATTTGAAAAGGATGGTAATAAAACAGCTGCAGTTAATGCAAACTTCTCTTTACAAGCAGCTGATAATTTTAGTATTAGCCCCTTTTTGCGTTATTTTTATGGACACTATGATTTTGATGCAGGACCATTTGAAGATAATGCAACCAATAATTCCAAGATCAAGCATTTTAATGGCGGGGTAAGTTCAAAATATAATTTTGGAACCGGTAAACTGAATTTGAATTATAGTTATGAAACATCTTCAATATGGGCTCTCAATCAATACGGATCAAGCCTTGGTGAAGGTAAGTTAAATCTTATTGATTTGTTTTATAATCAAAAGCTAGGCAATAAGGTTGATGTTTTATTGGGCCTCGACAATAGAGCTACAAGTTCAAGAACAAATTCAGGAGCAAGTGTATCCACAAACTTATTTAGTACTTATGCATCGGTATTTGCACATGATTTAAGCATTTTTAATATTGAAATTGGTGGACGTTACAATAAACATAAACAATATGGTGAAAATTATACTTACAACATTACTCCATCTATCAATATAATTAAACAAATTAAGCTTTTTGGTACCATTTCTACTGCGTTTAAGACACCTACCTTGGAGAATTTATTTGGACTATATGGTGCTAACTTAAATCTTAAACCTGAGACTTCTAAAAACTATGAAGCAGGTATTAATTTTAGCCTGGCTGATAATAAATATGCTTTGCGTATTTCCGGTTTTAAAAGAGATTTAAATGATGCAATTGTATACGGAAATGTTGGTTATGTAAATCAGGCGCATCAGACAGCGAAGGGTATAGAGATCGAACCAATGGTTAAATTTGGCGCTTTTAATATCAATGGTTATTATGCCTATGTTGAAGGGACAGAGTTTAATTTTGTTACCAATGAGGTTTCTGATTATCTATTGCGTAGACCAAAACATATTTTTGGTATTAATGCAGGTATTCAGGCTACTAAAAACCTTTACCTGAGTTCTTTCTTTAAGTATAATGGTAGTCGGTCAGATGCTAATTTTAACGATTATGTAATTGTAAATCTTCCAGCTTACAAATTGTTAAACTTCTATGGTGAATATACTTTGATTAAAAGACATGTGAAGTTATTTGCAGATTTGAAGAATGTTTTGAATGAGAAATATACTGAGTTTTATGGCTACAACAGCATGGGCTTTAATATGAACGCCGGTGTAAGTTTTACCATTAAATAG
- a CDS encoding TonB-dependent receptor plug domain-containing protein encodes MIRNRCACRGVNCALLTFLAVFWSYLFMPGNLLAQTVDTRALKSDSLNKVNQLKEVQISRIKITRRQTSSTPLQILSGTELERLNSLSVADAVRFFSGVQLKDYGGIGGLKTINVRSMGTNHTAVFYDGVQLGNAQNGQVDLGKFSLDNIEEIELYNGQKSSIFQSAKGFASGSSLYLNAKQPVFEKGQSDHLTATLKSGSFGLINPSVRWQKKVNDKVYSSISAEYKNANGRYKFHDTNGAYDTTLVRKNGDIETMRLEGGVYGKLADSSVWSAKVYFYHDEQGLPGAIVNNVYDFTQRLWNRNFFVQGNYKKEAGRYNLMASVKYANDYSRYLDPNIVKDEGLTNNIYKQQEFYVTLSNRYKINSLWDVVLSADYQRNTLDANLYRFPYPTRQTVLIALATEIHLNRLNIQANLLGTLVNDEVKQYYSAGDKSELTPTVMASWQPFSSKEFRLRSFYKHIFRMPTFNDLYYTFVGSTFLKPEYTQQHDVGFTYIKLFENRWLNQISIQSDVYYNKVKDKIVAVPGANLFRWSMQNLGRVEIKGLDVNAQSVWKIADDVRANVGLTYTYQQALNVTNVTLNYRNQIPYTPVHSGSVIGGLDWRNLGMNYSYIYTGERYDQSANIAANYVQPWYTHDIACHYHKSIGDKNIRLAAEINNLFDQNYAVITNFPMPGRSYRFTLSYSY; translated from the coding sequence ATGATAAGAAACAGATGTGCCTGTAGGGGCGTAAATTGTGCTTTATTAACTTTTTTGGCCGTTTTTTGGTCTTACCTTTTTATGCCTGGAAATTTGCTGGCACAAACGGTTGATACCAGGGCTTTAAAGTCAGACTCGTTAAATAAAGTAAACCAGCTTAAAGAAGTACAGATCAGCAGGATAAAGATTACACGACGGCAGACTTCCTCCACGCCTTTGCAGATCTTATCAGGAACAGAGCTGGAACGGTTAAACAGTTTGTCTGTTGCTGATGCAGTTCGTTTTTTCTCTGGTGTACAGCTAAAGGATTATGGCGGCATTGGGGGCTTAAAGACCATCAACGTAAGAAGTATGGGAACCAATCATACTGCTGTATTTTATGATGGCGTACAGTTGGGTAATGCCCAGAATGGGCAGGTTGATCTTGGAAAGTTTTCTTTGGATAACATTGAAGAAATAGAACTTTATAATGGCCAGAAGAGCTCAATCTTTCAATCGGCCAAAGGTTTTGCATCGGGGAGTTCATTATATCTTAATGCAAAGCAGCCTGTTTTTGAAAAGGGGCAGTCTGATCATTTAACAGCAACGCTTAAAAGTGGTTCGTTTGGCTTAATTAATCCTTCTGTACGCTGGCAAAAGAAAGTAAACGATAAGGTTTACAGTTCAATAAGTGCTGAATATAAAAATGCAAATGGGAGATATAAATTCCACGATACAAATGGTGCATACGATACTACATTGGTCAGGAAAAATGGAGATATAGAAACCATGCGCTTGGAGGGGGGCGTGTACGGTAAATTGGCAGATAGCAGTGTATGGAGTGCTAAGGTTTATTTTTATCATGATGAGCAGGGCTTGCCGGGGGCAATAGTTAATAATGTATATGACTTTACCCAGCGGTTATGGAACCGGAACTTTTTTGTTCAGGGTAACTATAAAAAAGAAGCGGGCAGGTATAATTTAATGGCATCCGTAAAATATGCGAATGATTATTCCAGGTATCTGGACCCCAATATTGTTAAGGATGAAGGGTTAACCAACAATATTTACAAACAGCAGGAATTTTATGTGACCTTATCTAACCGATATAAAATCAATTCTTTATGGGATGTTGTTTTGTCCGCAGATTATCAGCGCAATACTTTAGATGCCAATTTGTATCGTTTCCCATATCCTACAAGACAAACTGTTCTTATTGCATTGGCTACCGAAATTCATTTAAACCGATTAAATATTCAGGCCAATTTATTGGGTACCCTGGTAAATGATGAAGTAAAACAATATTACTCGGCGGGTGATAAAAGTGAGCTTACCCCAACTGTAATGGCTTCCTGGCAACCTTTTAGTTCAAAGGAATTTCGTTTACGTTCATTTTACAAGCACATTTTCAGGATGCCTACTTTTAATGATCTGTATTATACATTTGTTGGCAGCACTTTTCTGAAGCCCGAATATACTCAGCAGCATGATGTTGGGTTTACCTACATAAAGCTATTTGAAAATAGGTGGTTGAATCAGATCAGTATCCAATCTGATGTTTACTACAATAAGGTAAAGGATAAGATTGTAGCCGTTCCAGGGGCAAACCTGTTTAGATGGAGTATGCAGAATTTAGGCCGGGTAGAAATAAAGGGATTGGATGTGAATGCACAATCTGTCTGGAAAATTGCTGATGACGTAAGGGCAAATGTAGGGCTCACCTACACTTATCAACAGGCACTTAATGTAACTAATGTAACGTTAAACTATAGAAATCAAATTCCTTATACACCGGTTCACAGTGGTTCTGTTATTGGAGGGCTTGACTGGCGAAACCTGGGTATGAATTACAGTTATATTTATACCGGAGAAAGGTACGATCAGAGTGCAAATATTGCTGCCAACTATGTGCAACCCTGGTATACACATGATATTGCATGTCACTACCATAAATCTATTGGCGATAAAAATATCAGGCTTGCTGCGGAAATAAATAACCTGTTTGACCAGAATTATGCTGTGATTACCAATTTCCCAATGCCCGGCAGGTCATATCGTTTCACCTTATCTTATTCCTATTAA
- a CDS encoding YncE family protein, translated as MMKKRTLYSLCSVLLSVVLFAACRKDLNPVKEEVQQIPADPSSIIKGFYLVNEGNMNMNKASLDYLDFRTGIYRSNIYGKANPEVVKGLGDVGNDIAVYGSKLYVVVNISNKVEVLDVKTGKKIKQIEVINCRYITFRNGKAYVSAYLGTVGDPNAPRGIVAQIDTVTLKEEKRVDVGRQPEEMAIVGDKLYVANSGGYSPPNYERTVSVIDLNTFQVVKNIDVGINLHRLKADRYGDLYVTSRGDYYDIPSKLFVIDTKTETIKKTFDIAVSNLTIDDDQAYFYSTEFSYITGSNTISYGILNVKDEVITAKQFITDGTDKNIIIPYGIAVNPFTKDVFVTDAKDYVSPGRLYCFGANGRMKWSVKTGDIPAHFAFIY; from the coding sequence ATGATGAAAAAAAGAACGCTATATAGCTTATGTTCAGTTCTGTTAAGTGTCGTCTTATTTGCAGCCTGCAGAAAGGATTTGAACCCTGTAAAGGAGGAGGTACAACAGATCCCAGCTGATCCATCTAGTATTATAAAAGGTTTTTACCTGGTTAATGAGGGGAATATGAATATGAACAAAGCTTCGTTGGACTACCTTGATTTTAGAACGGGGATATACCGCAGCAATATTTATGGGAAAGCGAACCCGGAAGTGGTAAAGGGTCTGGGCGATGTAGGGAATGATATTGCTGTATATGGTTCTAAGCTATATGTAGTGGTAAACATATCTAATAAGGTAGAGGTGTTGGATGTTAAAACCGGAAAGAAGATTAAGCAGATTGAGGTGATCAACTGCCGTTACATTACATTTCGTAATGGGAAAGCGTATGTAAGCGCTTATCTGGGGACTGTGGGTGATCCTAATGCGCCTCGTGGCATTGTGGCGCAGATAGATACTGTTACCTTAAAAGAAGAGAAAAGGGTTGATGTAGGGCGGCAACCTGAAGAAATGGCTATTGTAGGCGACAAATTATACGTAGCTAATTCTGGTGGATATAGTCCGCCAAATTATGAGCGGACGGTTTCTGTAATAGATCTGAATACTTTTCAAGTTGTTAAAAATATTGATGTAGGGATTAATCTACATCGTCTAAAGGCTGATCGGTATGGAGATCTGTATGTGACCTCAAGAGGGGATTATTATGATATCCCTTCTAAACTTTTTGTGATTGATACCAAGACAGAAACGATCAAGAAAACCTTTGATATTGCGGTAAGTAACCTGACTATTGATGATGATCAGGCTTATTTCTATAGTACAGAATTTAGCTATATAACAGGAAGTAATACCATTAGCTATGGCATTTTGAATGTAAAAGACGAGGTTATTACTGCTAAGCAATTTATTACTGATGGCACCGATAAAAACATCATTATTCCATATGGTATTGCGGTAAACCCTTTTACAAAAGATGTATTTGTTACGGATGCTAAAGACTATGTTTCTCCGGGTAGGCTTTATTGTTTTGGTGCCAATGGACGAATGAAATGGTCCGTTAAAACAGGAGATATTCCTGCACACTTCGCATTTATTTATTAA
- a CDS encoding PKD domain-containing protein, whose amino-acid sequence MNFNNNNLNLKWAFAMLIAFQMCASSCKKDRFEETGYQPRPVTASSSKFISKIFEYVPAPGQFINEGLGNPEAAESLVGKANEGLVSLGGFGGYLIFGFDHSIKNGEGADIGIFGNPLTGVNAEWSEPGIVMVMQDLNNNGLPDDGPWFELAGSEYHKAETIKNYKITYYNPKNATDDIRWTDNQGKEGHVLRNRFHSKQYYPLWIKDQEQISFTGTLLKSTLFDGPIITSKPFEWGYSDSGSQDYKALMESTGKAYNSFDISWAVDDKGKPVVLDHIDFVKVYTGQNSNGNPYEPDRSNPRARYLGEVSTEVGGAIDISLYLKK is encoded by the coding sequence ATGAATTTTAACAACAACAATCTAAATTTGAAATGGGCATTTGCAATGCTTATTGCCTTTCAAATGTGCGCCAGTTCCTGTAAAAAGGATCGGTTTGAAGAAACCGGATACCAACCAAGACCGGTAACTGCATCAAGCAGCAAGTTTATTAGTAAAATATTTGAGTATGTGCCAGCTCCTGGTCAATTTATTAATGAAGGGCTGGGTAATCCAGAAGCGGCTGAATCACTTGTGGGCAAAGCCAATGAAGGTCTAGTCTCATTAGGGGGATTTGGTGGGTACTTGATTTTTGGTTTTGATCACTCAATTAAAAATGGGGAAGGTGCAGATATAGGCATTTTTGGTAATCCCTTAACCGGTGTAAATGCAGAATGGTCTGAGCCGGGTATAGTAATGGTTATGCAAGATTTGAATAACAATGGATTGCCTGACGACGGTCCCTGGTTTGAACTGGCAGGTAGTGAATACCATAAGGCTGAAACCATTAAAAATTACAAGATCACTTATTATAATCCTAAAAATGCAACTGATGATATCAGATGGACTGATAATCAAGGTAAGGAAGGCCATGTGTTACGGAATAGGTTCCATAGTAAACAATATTATCCGCTTTGGATTAAAGATCAGGAGCAGATCTCTTTTACCGGAACCCTGTTAAAAAGTACCTTGTTTGATGGTCCTATTATTACAAGTAAACCATTTGAATGGGGATATTCTGATAGTGGGTCTCAAGATTATAAGGCATTAATGGAAAGTACGGGGAAAGCTTATAACTCCTTTGACATTTCCTGGGCTGTTGATGATAAAGGAAAGCCAGTTGTGTTGGATCATATCGACTTTGTGAAAGTATACACTGGACAGAATTCGAATGGAAATCCATACGAACCGGATAGAAGTAATCCAAGAGCAAGGTATCTGGGAGAGGTTTCGACTGAGGTTGGGGGAGCGATTGACATTAGCTTATATCTAAAGAAATAA
- a CDS encoding DUF5074 domain-containing protein, with amino-acid sequence MNIRNLKIAGLALVIASALASCKKDRSIKEELPVAGKYENGFFVINEGWFGHGTGSVSFFDNASGTLKDSVFQKENPNSQGFMPASSTVQFATEFKNNLYVISKVKGPVVIADAKTLKEVGRIPGSTDYDWRAFVGLDEDRGLLSASDGIYMINLKTYKPSFKLLGATGQTGDMLKAGKYIYVLNQSAGAIIYNADDLTVVKKIAGVTLGFAQTPNQKVWYTKTKYLYSSNPLTLETDSVELPFTPATTWSTWFSSPIIASTKDNTVFLLKSPSFGGGKELYKYTEGNKTTLEKPFITTPDKQSFYKKNLGYNPQTNQLVTTTVQDGYGVNYAVNNIYFYDAGTGQLIKQIPYSGYYFPAMFVFH; translated from the coding sequence ATGAATATTAGAAATTTAAAAATTGCAGGACTTGCATTAGTGATCGCAAGTGCCTTAGCCTCGTGTAAAAAAGACCGTAGTATTAAGGAAGAGTTGCCAGTTGCCGGGAAATATGAAAATGGTTTTTTTGTAATTAATGAAGGATGGTTTGGTCATGGCACAGGGTCAGTAAGTTTCTTTGATAATGCATCAGGAACACTAAAGGACAGTGTATTTCAAAAAGAGAATCCAAATAGTCAAGGGTTTATGCCAGCCAGTTCCACCGTTCAGTTTGCCACGGAGTTTAAAAATAACTTATACGTAATAAGTAAGGTTAAAGGGCCTGTTGTAATTGCTGATGCCAAGACACTTAAAGAAGTGGGGCGTATTCCCGGGTCAACTGATTACGATTGGCGTGCTTTTGTTGGTTTAGATGAAGATAGAGGCTTATTAAGTGCTAGCGACGGTATTTATATGATTAATCTTAAAACTTATAAACCTTCATTTAAATTATTAGGTGCTACAGGGCAAACGGGAGATATGCTAAAAGCCGGTAAATACATCTATGTACTTAATCAGTCGGCCGGAGCGATTATTTATAATGCTGATGATCTTACTGTGGTAAAGAAAATAGCTGGGGTTACTTTAGGATTTGCGCAAACACCTAACCAAAAAGTATGGTATACCAAGACAAAATACTTGTACAGCTCTAATCCACTAACGTTAGAAACAGATAGTGTTGAACTTCCATTTACACCTGCAACAACGTGGTCTACCTGGTTCTCTTCACCAATTATAGCATCAACCAAAGATAATACTGTGTTTTTATTGAAATCACCAAGCTTTGGTGGTGGCAAAGAATTGTATAAATATACGGAAGGCAACAAAACGACTTTAGAAAAGCCTTTTATTACTACTCCTGATAAACAATCGTTTTATAAAAAGAACCTAGGTTATAATCCGCAAACCAATCAGCTTGTTACTACTACTGTTCAGGATGGTTATGGTGTAAATTATGCAGTTAATAATATCTATTTTTATGATGCAGGAACAGGGCAGTTGATCAAGCAAATCCCTTATAGTGGTTATTATTTTCCTGCAATGTTTGTATTCCATTAA
- a CDS encoding Rpn family recombination-promoting nuclease/putative transposase: MSEETDSTRLIDSLNKDKFPRFIDPYSDFGFKHIFGKAPNKSFLISFLNQVLKGRKVIIDIQYNDTQYKGSGSAYRKTVFDLYCTGDKGEQFIVEMQKAKVKNFKDRSIFYTSNLIQEQGVGVIANWDYMIPEIYFVAIMNFKFDDSHPDHFIHDVRLMEINTNREFYPKLAYIFIETPKFKKLEEELENELEEWLYILNNLKELSEIPLSLIGKGEYDKVFEIAEVGNLTPEEMNEYQQRLKIHRDNYNAMEYVKDEGRQEGREEGCREVALKLKAVNISLSIISETTGLTIEQIESL, translated from the coding sequence ATGAGCGAAGAAACAGATAGCACAAGATTGATCGATTCACTAAACAAGGATAAATTTCCACGCTTTATTGATCCTTATTCTGACTTCGGATTTAAACACATTTTTGGCAAAGCTCCCAACAAGAGTTTTTTAATCAGTTTTCTAAATCAAGTGTTAAAAGGCAGGAAAGTAATCATTGATATTCAGTATAATGATACGCAATATAAAGGTTCAGGTAGCGCTTATAGAAAAACGGTGTTTGATCTATATTGTACCGGTGACAAGGGAGAACAGTTTATTGTAGAAATGCAGAAAGCAAAAGTTAAAAACTTTAAAGACCGAAGTATTTTCTATACGTCAAATTTGATTCAGGAACAAGGAGTTGGTGTAATTGCAAATTGGGATTACATGATTCCTGAAATATATTTTGTTGCGATCATGAATTTTAAATTCGATGACAGCCACCCGGATCATTTTATCCATGATGTTAGGCTAATGGAAATCAATACGAACCGAGAGTTTTATCCAAAATTGGCATATATTTTTATAGAGACGCCTAAATTTAAAAAACTAGAAGAGGAATTGGAAAATGAACTTGAAGAGTGGCTTTATATCTTAAATAACCTAAAAGAACTATCCGAAATTCCGCTATCTTTGATAGGCAAGGGAGAATATGACAAGGTATTTGAAATTGCAGAAGTTGGCAACTTAACCCCAGAAGAGATGAACGAATATCAGCAAAGATTGAAAATACATCGCGATAATTATAATGCGATGGAGTATGTGAAAGACGAAGGGCGCCAAGAGGGTCGCGAAGAGGGTTGCCGAGAAGTGGCACTCAAATTAAAAGCCGTAAATATTTCTTTAAGTATTATCTCTGAGACGACCGGGCTCACTATTGAGCAAATAGAGTCCTTGTAG
- a CDS encoding TolC family protein: MNLNAQSTSLQDCFNLAVQHNITLRQARSALLSGQYNLQAEKKSYLPKVDLLSSYSYLSSPLTINLQAVKDGVVNGSSLQSVNAANEVFKEITGNDLSQATQDKIFNASKNIIGSIYPNYNPELSKQSYFVAGLGIRQPIFLGNKLDAATNLAQSLVNTASINVNVVNKEVDFLISLQYLRILYLNTVLNNQQLILNALEKNKNYADELVKNQILAPYQKSWTHVVLMQANARFNSIKLDKQNAHVELNKLLGVALDSNVVITDTLKYVTVNPAMPQGNFWTDNPIYQLAGSKISYAKTAEKISKSFALPNIFAIGNYNLYQRDLPVTIPDWFVGVELQWSLFNGQTHKRTLATKQLVEEAKLGEENAALALQVLSKVSRNKMTSLQNEVMVMDNARKEAQTTTGLITKRMENQLSSPKDVNDAILIEEEIDKAYQAAVLGYYLALAEYFNSLGNPKQISQFIK; the protein is encoded by the coding sequence TTGAATTTGAACGCGCAATCAACAAGCTTGCAGGATTGTTTTAACCTGGCCGTTCAGCACAATATTACCTTACGACAAGCGCGTTCGGCTTTATTATCTGGTCAGTATAATTTGCAGGCTGAGAAAAAGAGCTACTTGCCTAAGGTAGATTTATTGTCAAGTTATAGCTATCTGAGTAGTCCGCTTACCATAAATCTGCAGGCTGTTAAGGATGGTGTTGTTAATGGCTCTTCATTACAAAGTGTAAATGCGGCAAATGAGGTGTTTAAGGAGATTACTGGTAATGACCTTTCTCAGGCTACACAAGATAAAATTTTTAACGCTTCTAAGAATATCATCGGCTCCATTTATCCGAATTACAATCCTGAATTGAGTAAGCAATCTTATTTCGTTGCGGGTTTAGGGATAAGGCAGCCCATTTTTTTAGGTAATAAGCTAGATGCTGCAACTAACCTGGCTCAGTCTCTGGTAAATACTGCGAGTATTAATGTAAATGTGGTAAATAAGGAAGTCGATTTTTTAATTTCTCTCCAATACCTGCGCATTTTATACCTGAATACAGTTTTAAATAACCAACAGCTTATCCTTAATGCATTAGAAAAGAATAAAAATTATGCAGATGAGCTGGTTAAAAATCAAATATTGGCCCCTTATCAAAAGAGCTGGACTCATGTAGTGCTGATGCAGGCAAATGCACGCTTTAACAGTATTAAATTAGATAAGCAAAATGCTCATGTTGAGCTAAATAAACTGCTTGGAGTTGCTTTGGATTCTAATGTGGTGATTACTGATACTTTAAAGTATGTAACGGTCAACCCGGCTATGCCTCAAGGAAATTTTTGGACTGACAATCCCATTTATCAACTTGCAGGAAGTAAAATTTCGTATGCTAAGACAGCAGAAAAGATCAGCAAGTCATTTGCGCTCCCTAATATTTTTGCTATTGGTAATTATAATTTATATCAGCGTGACCTGCCTGTAACCATACCTGATTGGTTTGTGGGGGTTGAGTTACAGTGGAGTTTGTTTAATGGACAAACTCATAAGCGTACGTTGGCAACAAAGCAGTTGGTTGAAGAAGCTAAATTAGGGGAAGAGAATGCTGCATTGGCACTACAGGTATTGTCGAAGGTTTCAAGAAATAAAATGACTTCTCTTCAGAATGAAGTAATGGTAATGGATAACGCCAGAAAAGAGGCGCAAACTACAACAGGTTTAATCACTAAACGGATGGAGAATCAGCTTTCTTCGCCAAAGGATGTAAACGATGCGATTTTAATAGAGGAGGAAATTGATAAAGCCTATCAGGCAGCAGTTTTGGGTTATTATCTGGCACTTGCTGAATATTTTAACAGCTTAGGAAATCCTAAACAAATCTCTCAGTTTATAAAATAA
- a CDS encoding efflux RND transporter periplasmic adaptor subunit: MNKIIKNYWALLIPILVVVVALFFFLSGNKEEDNLIGMVDASSVDVAAEFPGRLDSLLVDQGDTVKAGQLLAVLRSNEIDAIKSQALAAIDAAKGQQELLTQGARPELIEATSKLYQISEEQYKLFNTTYQRMERLYNADVISGQEKDVFYFRYQAAKKEMETAQLNLQMLKNGTRPEILKTANAIVKQAEKAYELTKALGDNTKVYAPADGLISSLVTHQGEIVSIGYPMMTIEKKNSSVLKFNIRQDKARDLKVGSVAKVTVPGCEPETFAVKVSSISPTLEFANWVPAKDKGQFELRTFTIAFKPEDLSGIKGLRSGMTASLILP; the protein is encoded by the coding sequence ATGAATAAAATTATAAAAAACTATTGGGCACTGCTAATACCAATTTTGGTGGTGGTAGTTGCTTTATTCTTCTTCCTATCGGGTAATAAAGAAGAAGATAACTTAATAGGCATGGTCGACGCTTCGAGTGTAGATGTTGCAGCAGAGTTTCCAGGTCGACTGGATTCTTTATTAGTTGATCAGGGTGATACAGTTAAAGCAGGGCAATTACTTGCTGTTTTGCGATCGAATGAGATTGACGCGATTAAATCGCAAGCTTTAGCGGCAATAGATGCAGCAAAAGGTCAACAAGAATTGTTAACACAGGGTGCAAGACCTGAGCTTATTGAAGCAACTTCAAAGCTTTATCAGATCAGTGAGGAGCAATATAAATTGTTTAATACTACTTATCAACGTATGGAACGTTTGTATAATGCCGATGTAATTTCGGGACAGGAAAAGGATGTATTTTATTTCAGGTATCAGGCAGCAAAGAAAGAAATGGAAACTGCTCAATTGAACTTGCAAATGCTTAAAAATGGCACGCGACCTGAGATCCTTAAAACGGCAAATGCAATAGTAAAGCAAGCGGAGAAGGCCTATGAGCTGACTAAAGCATTGGGCGATAATACAAAGGTTTACGCACCTGCAGATGGACTAATATCTAGTTTGGTTACCCATCAGGGCGAGATCGTATCGATAGGATATCCTATGATGACTATCGAAAAGAAAAATTCTTCGGTTTTAAAATTCAATATCCGTCAGGATAAGGCCAGGGATTTGAAAGTCGGGTCGGTGGCAAAAGTTACTGTACCGGGATGTGAGCCCGAAACTTTTGCTGTAAAGGTATCGTCCATTTCGCCTACACTCGAGTTTGCAAATTGGGTACCTGCAAAAGATAAGGGTCAATTTGAATTAAGAACGTTTACAATAGCGTTTAAACCCGAAGATCTTTCGGGCATTAAGGGCTTGCGCTCGGGTATGACAGCTTCATTAATTCTGCCCTAA